One stretch of Candidatus Hydrogenedentota bacterium DNA includes these proteins:
- the ispE gene encoding 4-(cytidine 5'-diphospho)-2-C-methyl-D-erythritol kinase has protein sequence MSTEMVYRSYAKLNLYLDVLKRRRDGYHNIETIFQTVDLYDELTFAEEPRRIAITCSTPDLDTGEGNLVYRAAALLQERFAVQAGARIHLTKRIPIAAGLAGGSGNAAAALVALNTLWDLRIAPDSLRALALELGSDVPYCTLGGTAAATRRGEELFRLPPIAAVWFVLVHPPLAVSAARTYNHPVLTRNEAPVFAGKTAHFRRCLRRLASGDIAPVIFNRMEAPVFHDFPHLERIKTRLLDAGCAAAAMSGSGSTLFGLCATRREARRAAEAVSEYRSSIVRPVPVGVERVR, from the coding sequence TTGTCTACGGAAATGGTGTATCGCTCGTACGCGAAGCTCAATCTGTATCTCGACGTACTCAAACGCCGGCGCGACGGTTATCACAATATCGAGACCATTTTCCAGACCGTGGACCTGTACGATGAACTGACCTTCGCGGAGGAGCCGCGCCGCATCGCCATTACATGCAGCACCCCGGACCTCGACACGGGCGAGGGGAATCTCGTCTACCGCGCGGCGGCGTTGCTGCAGGAGCGCTTTGCCGTGCAGGCCGGCGCGCGCATCCATCTCACCAAACGTATTCCCATTGCCGCGGGGCTGGCCGGCGGGTCCGGCAATGCCGCCGCGGCGCTCGTCGCGCTCAATACGCTATGGGACTTGAGGATTGCGCCCGACAGCCTGCGCGCGCTCGCGCTGGAACTCGGGTCGGACGTGCCCTACTGCACCCTGGGCGGAACCGCGGCGGCCACGCGGCGCGGCGAGGAACTGTTCCGCCTGCCGCCCATCGCCGCCGTCTGGTTCGTGCTGGTGCATCCTCCGCTGGCGGTCAGCGCCGCCCGTACCTACAACCATCCCGTACTGACGCGCAACGAAGCGCCGGTTTTCGCCGGGAAGACCGCTCATTTCCGCCGCTGTCTGCGCCGCCTGGCCAGCGGCGACATCGCGCCCGTCATCTTCAACCGGATGGAAGCGCCGGTATTCCACGATTTTCCCCACCTCGAACGCATCAAGACCCGCCTGCTCGACGCCGGGTGCGCCGCGGCCGCCATGAGCGGCAGCGGCTCAACCCTGTTCGGGTTATGCGCCACGCGAAGGGAAGCGCGCCGCGCCGCGGAGGCCGTCTCCGAGTATCGCAGTTCCATCGTGCGCCCCGTCCCCGTCGGAGTCGAACGTGTCCGCTGA
- a CDS encoding VIT1/CCC1 transporter family protein, giving the protein MTATAHETVRWRKHLQSEVDAAFLYRELAQLETDAHRRGIFERLALVEDRHVALWRKTLEEHGADASCGPPSRRARLMARLGRWFGPASLVGILLREEGAETKIYLGLHRDSQPGAAKDAALTLARDSAHHARTLQELGGGAGEAWHNIASGGFLRNVVYGFNDGLTANFGLVAGVLGADFALAHVVLSGIAGTVADALSMGSSGYLAAKSEREVYEHEIAMEREEIRLMPELEQEELALMYEAKGMRAGEAQALAAQVMQKPEQALDEMVREELQIGPSHTSPMREAVITGSATAVGALIPVL; this is encoded by the coding sequence ATGACTGCCACCGCGCATGAAACTGTCCGCTGGCGGAAGCACCTCCAGTCGGAGGTCGATGCCGCATTTCTCTATCGCGAACTGGCGCAACTCGAAACGGACGCGCACCGCCGCGGTATCTTCGAGCGGCTCGCCCTGGTCGAGGACAGACACGTCGCGCTCTGGCGGAAAACGCTCGAAGAACATGGCGCGGACGCGTCGTGCGGCCCGCCGTCGCGGCGCGCGCGGCTCATGGCGCGCCTCGGCCGCTGGTTCGGCCCCGCGTCGCTCGTTGGCATCCTCCTGCGCGAAGAAGGCGCGGAAACGAAAATATATCTCGGCTTGCACCGCGACAGCCAGCCCGGCGCGGCCAAGGACGCCGCGCTCACGCTCGCGCGCGACTCCGCGCACCACGCGCGCACGCTCCAGGAACTTGGCGGCGGCGCGGGCGAGGCCTGGCACAACATTGCGTCCGGCGGGTTCCTGCGCAACGTCGTTTACGGGTTCAACGACGGGCTCACGGCCAATTTCGGGCTCGTGGCGGGCGTGCTCGGCGCGGATTTCGCCCTGGCGCACGTCGTGCTCTCCGGCATCGCGGGCACCGTGGCCGACGCGCTGTCGATGGGCTCGTCCGGCTACTTGGCGGCGAAAAGCGAGCGCGAAGTCTACGAGCACGAGATCGCGATGGAGCGCGAGGAAATCCGGCTCATGCCCGAACTCGAACAGGAAGAACTCGCGCTCATGTACGAGGCCAAGGGCATGCGCGCCGGAGAGGCCCAAGCCCTTGCCGCGCAAGTTATGCAAAAGCCCGAACAGGCGCTCGACGAGATGGTCCGCGAAGAACTCCAGATCGGCCCCTCGCACACCTCGCCCATGCGCGAGGCCGTGATCACCGGCTCCGCCACCGCCGTCGGCGCGCTCATCCCCGTGCT
- a CDS encoding VIT1/CCC1 transporter family protein, whose product PEQALDEMVREELQIGPSHTSPMREAVITGSATAVGALIPVLPFLFLSGWAAAGVSFTIAMLAHFGVGAARSVFTGRGIFRSGFDMFVVGLGVAIAGYVIGDLLVGLLA is encoded by the coding sequence AGCCCGAACAGGCGCTCGACGAGATGGTCCGCGAAGAACTCCAGATCGGCCCCTCGCACACCTCGCCCATGCGCGAGGCCGTGATCACCGGCTCCGCCACCGCCGTCGGCGCGCTCATCCCCGTGCTTCCGTTCCTGTTCCTGAGCGGCTGGGCCGCCGCCGGTGTGTCCTTCACCATCGCCATGCTCGCCCACTTCGGCGTGGGAGCCGCGCGCAGCGTGTTCACCGGCCGCGGCATCTTCCGGAGCGGCTTCGACATGTTCGTCGTCGGCCTCGGCGTCGCCATCGCCGGATACGTCATCGGGGATTTGCTCGTCGGCCTGCTGGCATAG
- a CDS encoding SGNH/GDSL hydrolase family protein, producing MFMRHKAAHVFWILFLTVMPALMAAGQPLDASRGAPSADGATFWFNALDLGLEGQGWTQLEHPYDRLPAAAKGVVPEPVWSLGHDTAGLCVRFVTDSRSVSARWSLRSQDLAMAHMPATGVSGLDLYARRTDGSWGWAGQGRPSVATGNEQVLVSGVPEGAHEYLLYLPLYNGAESLEIGVQAGASISKAPAYPPERAKAVLVWGTSIVQGGCASRPGMAYPAILARRFDRPFINLGFSGNGRMDPPVTDLIAQLDVAAYVIDCGPNLSPELVTERTEPLVRVLRAAHADTPIVLVECVPYEHSWFVAAAQASYEGKNAALKAAFDRLAAEGVPGLYYVPCDGMFGDDNESTVDGTHPTDVGFLRMADTIEPVLRKALAAAAQ from the coding sequence ATGTTCATGCGTCACAAGGCCGCACATGTCTTCTGGATTCTATTTCTGACCGTCATGCCTGCGTTGATGGCGGCCGGGCAGCCGCTGGATGCGTCGAGAGGCGCGCCCTCGGCGGACGGCGCGACGTTCTGGTTCAATGCGCTCGACCTCGGTCTCGAGGGACAGGGCTGGACGCAGCTCGAACACCCCTATGACCGGCTCCCGGCGGCGGCGAAGGGCGTCGTGCCCGAGCCGGTGTGGTCGCTGGGACACGATACGGCGGGCCTGTGCGTGCGTTTTGTGACGGATTCGCGGTCGGTGTCGGCGCGCTGGTCGTTACGGTCGCAGGACCTTGCCATGGCGCACATGCCCGCCACGGGCGTGAGTGGGCTGGACCTGTACGCCCGGCGTACGGACGGTTCCTGGGGCTGGGCCGGCCAAGGCCGCCCGTCAGTCGCCACCGGGAACGAGCAGGTGCTGGTCTCCGGCGTGCCCGAAGGCGCACACGAATACCTGTTGTACCTGCCGCTGTATAATGGGGCCGAATCGCTCGAAATTGGCGTGCAGGCTGGCGCGTCAATCAGCAAGGCCCCGGCGTATCCGCCGGAACGCGCCAAGGCCGTGCTCGTCTGGGGCACGTCCATCGTGCAGGGTGGCTGCGCGTCGCGCCCCGGCATGGCCTATCCGGCCATTCTTGCGCGGCGCTTCGACCGGCCGTTCATTAACCTGGGCTTTTCCGGCAACGGCAGAATGGACCCGCCCGTGACCGACCTCATTGCGCAGCTGGATGTGGCCGCGTACGTGATCGATTGCGGGCCTAATCTGTCCCCCGAGCTGGTCACGGAGCGCACCGAGCCCCTTGTTCGCGTCCTGCGCGCCGCCCATGCTGACACCCCAATCGTACTGGTCGAGTGCGTGCCGTACGAACACAGTTGGTTCGTCGCGGCCGCGCAGGCGTCCTACGAAGGCAAGAACGCCGCGCTGAAGGCGGCCTTCGACCGTCTTGCCGCGGAAGGCGTTCCCGGCCTGTATTACGTGCCCTGCGACGGCATGTTCGGCGATGACAACGAATCCACCGTGGACGGAACCCATCCCACCGACGTGGGCTTTCTCCGCATGGCGGACACCATCGAACCCGTGCTGCGAAAAGCGCTTGCCGCCGCGGCGCAGTGA
- a CDS encoding ankyrin repeat domain-containing protein, with product MSAEAWWVLLCLAVLFASFFLFMRRWRARRGHWKSPLTAAIEAGNVMEVQRLLQDGANPYALPSAAEYSKSQPQPGESIKPPFMIALETGREDFVEVFLRYGCRMDQPVAYIQQKIDAEAFQRLMNERQDAGFYLDEVKMPWCDAARLPLGCAIEAVAKGSAPMSFLEFLIQHGADVNGVPEGAPAPLGEAIESRHSGILELLLRHGARVEPSQFYLQKMLAEPVVFDDELEEFARWLCTAVPLLVEHGAAINEPDETGWTALHYAACQGLPALTEYLLAEGASVTALNQDGHSPLDVARDALAATAPGSPRLSGFETIISLLQHAYG from the coding sequence ATGAGCGCGGAAGCATGGTGGGTATTGTTATGCCTCGCAGTATTGTTCGCTTCATTCTTCCTGTTCATGCGCAGATGGCGCGCCCGCCGAGGTCATTGGAAATCGCCGCTGACCGCCGCAATCGAAGCAGGCAACGTCATGGAGGTCCAGCGCTTGCTGCAGGATGGGGCAAACCCCTATGCGCTTCCTTCCGCGGCTGAGTACAGCAAATCCCAGCCGCAGCCGGGAGAATCCATTAAGCCGCCGTTCATGATTGCCTTGGAGACGGGAAGAGAAGACTTCGTCGAGGTATTCCTTCGATACGGCTGCCGGATGGACCAGCCCGTCGCATATATTCAGCAGAAGATAGATGCTGAAGCATTTCAACGTCTGATGAACGAGCGCCAGGACGCAGGATTCTACCTGGACGAAGTCAAGATGCCGTGGTGCGACGCGGCGCGTCTACCGCTTGGTTGCGCGATCGAGGCTGTGGCGAAGGGCAGTGCCCCGATGTCGTTTCTTGAATTTCTCATCCAACATGGCGCAGATGTAAACGGCGTCCCGGAAGGCGCGCCCGCCCCCTTGGGGGAAGCCATCGAATCCCGCCACTCCGGAATTCTGGAATTGCTCTTGCGGCACGGCGCCCGTGTGGAACCTTCGCAATTCTATCTCCAGAAAATGCTCGCGGAACCCGTGGTCTTTGACGATGAACTGGAGGAATTCGCCCGGTGGCTATGCACGGCCGTACCGCTGTTGGTGGAACACGGCGCGGCAATCAATGAACCTGACGAAACGGGCTGGACGGCCCTGCATTATGCAGCGTGCCAGGGGCTTCCTGCCCTGACCGAATATCTGCTTGCCGAAGGCGCCAGCGTCACCGCGTTGAATCAGGACGGTCACTCTCCTCTGGACGTGGCCCGAGACGCTCTTGCGGCAACAGCTCCTGGCTCGCCTCGTCTTTCCGGCTTCGAGACCATTATTTCCTTGTTGCAGCACGCTTACGGCTGA
- a CDS encoding methyltransferase domain-containing protein, with translation MRRWNADSVISLSRAFTESRILLTAVELGVFPLLARGGKSLDEITGALHSAPRGTAILLDALSAMGLLAKENDRYTCPQDVAALLTDDAPTSVLPMVKHNASLWGFWSELTGIVRQGGANRAPQVFHDDDEIAAFVGAMHVVARESAAALAKAVRAHASARLLDIGGATGTYAEAFLREYPAMRATVFDRPSVIELARTRLANTDLMDRFDLAGGDFYADELPGGHDLALLSAIIHQNSPEQNVALYERAFRAMTPGGRLLIRDFVLSPDRTQPIGGALFAVNMLAATAGGNCYTLGEIRETLEKAGFTGVELLIPAQSMDAVVEAFKP, from the coding sequence ATGAGACGGTGGAATGCCGATTCGGTAATCAGTTTGTCGCGGGCCTTTACGGAGTCGCGTATCTTGCTCACAGCCGTGGAACTGGGGGTGTTCCCGCTGCTTGCGCGGGGAGGCAAGTCCCTGGACGAGATTACCGGCGCGCTGCACAGCGCGCCGCGAGGCACGGCGATCCTGCTCGATGCCCTCTCGGCCATGGGCCTGCTCGCGAAGGAGAACGATCGCTATACATGTCCGCAGGACGTTGCCGCACTGCTGACGGACGATGCGCCAACATCCGTGTTGCCGATGGTCAAACATAATGCGAGTCTCTGGGGCTTCTGGTCTGAACTGACCGGCATCGTCCGGCAGGGCGGCGCAAACCGGGCGCCGCAGGTGTTTCACGATGACGATGAGATTGCGGCTTTTGTGGGGGCGATGCATGTGGTTGCCCGCGAATCGGCCGCAGCGCTGGCGAAGGCGGTGCGCGCGCATGCGAGCGCGCGCCTGCTGGATATTGGCGGCGCCACCGGCACGTACGCGGAAGCATTCCTGCGCGAATACCCGGCCATGCGCGCCACCGTGTTTGATCGTCCCTCCGTTATCGAACTGGCCCGCACGCGCCTTGCGAATACGGACCTGATGGACCGCTTCGACCTCGCCGGCGGCGATTTCTACGCCGACGAACTGCCCGGTGGTCACGACCTTGCCCTGCTTTCCGCCATCATCCATCAAAACAGCCCCGAACAGAACGTGGCGTTGTACGAGCGGGCCTTCCGCGCCATGACGCCGGGCGGCAGGCTCCTCATCCGCGATTTCGTCCTCTCGCCGGACCGTACCCAGCCGATTGGCGGCGCCCTGTTTGCCGTCAACATGCTCGCGGCCACCGCCGGCGGCAACTGCTATACCCTGGGTGAAATCCGCGAAACGCTGGAAAAGGCGGGGTTCACAGGGGTGGAGCTCCTGATCCCCGCACAGAGCATGGACGCTGTCGTTGAGGCGTTCAAACCCTAG
- a CDS encoding SDR family oxidoreductase, which produces MSDIKHFFITGCASGIAKHLTGVLLRQGHRVFATDVNPSALEQAARDNAWPEDRVRLRALDVRDADAWEEVFGAAAGEFGHIDVCMNIAGLLLAAWATEQPINEVHSQIDVNVKGVIFGTRAAARHMAPRGKGHIVNIASIAGLTPVPGMAVYAASKYAVRAYSLSVNLELRKKGVYVVAICPASVQTPMLDGQLYNDAADLFYSGYRMLTVEEIEHAILHRALRRKPPYEVHIPRLKTKLAKLADIIPAMWPVFEPLYKRSGRRRQAQRRTGGKQGPSGKSNG; this is translated from the coding sequence ATGAGCGACATCAAGCACTTCTTCATCACGGGCTGCGCAAGCGGCATCGCGAAGCATTTGACGGGCGTGCTGTTGCGGCAAGGTCACCGTGTTTTCGCGACGGACGTGAATCCGTCCGCGCTGGAACAGGCGGCGCGGGACAATGCATGGCCGGAGGACCGCGTGCGCTTGCGCGCGCTCGACGTGCGCGACGCGGATGCCTGGGAGGAGGTCTTTGGCGCGGCGGCCGGGGAATTCGGCCACATCGACGTGTGTATGAACATCGCGGGGCTGCTGCTGGCCGCATGGGCGACCGAACAGCCCATCAACGAGGTTCACAGCCAGATCGACGTCAACGTGAAAGGCGTCATATTCGGAACTCGCGCGGCAGCGCGTCACATGGCGCCCCGGGGCAAGGGGCACATCGTCAATATCGCGTCCATCGCCGGACTGACCCCCGTGCCGGGCATGGCAGTCTACGCGGCCTCAAAATATGCCGTCCGCGCATACTCCCTGTCCGTGAACCTGGAACTGCGCAAGAAAGGGGTGTACGTCGTCGCCATTTGCCCCGCGTCGGTTCAGACGCCCATGCTCGACGGGCAGTTGTACAACGACGCGGCGGACCTCTTCTACTCGGGGTACCGCATGCTGACGGTGGAAGAGATCGAGCACGCGATCCTGCATCGCGCGCTGCGGCGCAAACCGCCTTACGAGGTGCATATACCGCGCCTCAAGACGAAGCTGGCGAAGCTGGCTGATATCATCCCGGCGATGTGGCCGGTTTTCGAGCCGCTGTACAAGCGGAGCGGGCGCCGCCGCCAGGCACAGAGGCGGACCGGCGGAAAACAAGGCCCGTCCGGCAAATCGAACGGTTAG